The sequence below is a genomic window from Trichosurus vulpecula isolate mTriVul1 chromosome 5, mTriVul1.pri, whole genome shotgun sequence.
AGATAAGCAGCACAGAATAACAGAAAGAGCAATGGAGTTCACGTTACATGACCAAGATCCAAGTTCCAGCCCTGCTACTAGGCAAAGTCATTTCAGTTCCCTGAGGTttaatttcctgagttcaaatcaggcctcagatacttactatctgtgtgaccctgggcaagtcatttcacttctgttcaccttggtttcttcatctgcaaaatggggataacatctacctctcagggctgttgagagggtcaaatgaggtaatatttgcaatAATGCCCAGCACAAGTATGCttgtttcccctccctcccctggtGTAATATTAACGAGATTTTAGCACAAACTAAAGACATACAGATTCTAGTTTTAAAGCTAGAAAGCACCTGAAAGGCCATCTAGTTCgattctatcattttacagatgagaaaacccagGCCTAGGTGCAGGCAAACTTGCCCATTTCTTCAAGTTGCCTGCTGCTTTTTAGCACTAAGAGAAGCAGAACCCTTCTTACTCTTTTCTTGACCCTTGTAGCTCTTAAATGGAAGTTCCATTTTTGTGTCTTCCTTTGGGAAGGATGCCTCCTTTTTATGCTAAATGCGAGCCAGAAATGAAAGCatagatatttatataataaatggATATTTATACAACATATTATTATTTATCTTAGTGATTTTCATATGATATAGTAATAGAATCTTTGCTCAGTaaagattagaaaaataaaaatctaaatggATAAGGTGAGCAAATACCAATTCCTACTCTTATTCCATCTAGGAAGCTTTCTGGAAAAAGGGATTTTAAGACTTTGCCATTCGTGccattaatatttaatattagcACATCTGTGTTCgccaaaatataaaaaagaataatttcagtAATGGTTAGATAAAATCAGTTATAAATGCTGTTTAGTATACACATTATTTACATGGACACCATATAAAATCTAAGGCATAAACCTTAGGTGCCTATAAATGTATTAAGACAGTAATTGAATATTGGCTTGTGTTTTCTCATTGATTTTCATTACAGTCAATCAAACACACAattatatattaagtgcctactatgtgtctggcagTGGAAATTTTAGAAGAAATTGCCCCTGCCATTCAAGAGcctatattctaatggaaaagacaaggtgaacatatataggcatatacaacaaaaatattaattacattTATAGGCAAATAcagcaaaaagaaatataaatatttataggcATATACAGCAAAAAGAAGTATAAACATGCATAGACATatacaacaaaaagaaatataaagcagGTATAAGATATcttggaggggaaggcactagcagatgGGGAACCAGGAGAGGCCCCATGCAGAAGGTGGCACATCAATCAAGTCTAAAagaaagaggtgaagaaggagagcattctagtgATGGAGACAGCTAAAGAAAAGACTTGGAAATGTGAACTGGAATGTCAcatgtgaggaaaagcaagtaagacaaTATGCCTGGTGCTGTGTGTCCCCACCCTAAAGAGGTGCAGACATGCCCACTGGTGGCCAAGCCAAGCGAATTTGGAGGCTCCCTATGCCCCGGTCTCAGGGCAGCGGGATCTGAGCCTCTCTTACCCGCAGGTCCCTGGAACTCCCTGATCCTTCAGCCACCCATGGAGCTGGGCCACCCAGCTGGGGCCCAGAAAGACCCTAGGGAATCACTGGGGCCAGAGAGGACCCTGGATGCCTGCTGCCTTCCCCAAGGAATTCAGCCCCAGAGCACCAGTAAATTGCTGGAGGAGGATCAGGACTCTCTTCAGAAGCATTTCCAGTCTGACAAGAACATGGTTTCCCATTTTTCTCACCTCAGCCTGGAAAATGTTCACCCCTACTGTGACCCATCAGTAGCTTTCTCCATGGACACTCCAGCCCCACCTGTGACCAGGCCTTTGGAAGACTCTCTTCACTCGACTGAGGATCTTGGGGTCCTCTGCCCCAGCCTCCTGCTGGCCCTGAATCCACACTCAGAGCTACTCCTCTGGCAATATCCAGGAAGTCAAATCCCAGAAACCCTTTGGCTGCTGAGACTGGGGGGCTCCCGGGTATACCAAACCTCCCATAGTGGGGAGGCAATGGAGCTCTGAACCTCAAGCaacttcccctctccctcatgAACTCAAGCCTCTCAGTGCCTCCAACTTCAACTCCATGAGTTGGAAATGGGCAGAATCTGGCTTTCTCTGGAAACCATAGACTGAAAAGACCAAAGAGAGTCTAGACACCCATATATTGTATACAGAAACACAGGAAAGCACCCTCAGATTTGATATAGGTCTGTTACACatactatctctgtctctatgtctctctgtctctctgtctctgtctctgtctctgtctctctctctctctctctctcactctctctctctccttggtgGAAGAAATAGAACCACAGACTGTCCACTGTGAGAAACACAGGGTAAGGACCATCTTAGGGGATGGGGTGGTTCCTATAACAGGGGTTCTTTATGAAAGCAAAATAAAGATTGGtgggcaattaaaaaaaaggacGATATGCCTGGACTGCTGAACCCATGGATGGAAGTAACATATAAGAATATTGCAGAAAGATAGGATGGGACCAAGCTGTGAAGACCTCTAAATGACAAACAAAGCAGTTTCTATTTGATCATAGAtttaatagggagtcattgaagtttattgaatgcTGTTGTGATGTAGTtagatttgtgttttaggaaaatctctttagtatctatgtggaggatggattgaagaggggagaaaCTTAAGGCAGGAAGACAAGTAGGAAACTATAACAATGGCCCAGGTGATGGATAGTAAGGGCCTGAAGTGTGTTGGTGGGAAGAAGGggcatttgtaaaaaaaatattctgaggcaGAAattacaagacttggcaactctgTTTCTACTGAAATTTTTTGGTCTTAATCAAGGAAGATACTGGCTTTGCAGAACTTCAGTTTATTTGTCTATAGACATGAAgtagtatagtatatagtatgTAATGCATAGTATAAATATACTATAAAAAGATCCTTGTAAAGatgcttataataataatataataaaaacatttatatagtgatttgaagtttgcaaagtgctctgcatgtgatctcatttgatgcttataACAACCATGTGGAGATAATATTATTACAATtgctactttacaaatgagaaaactgaggacaaagGAGATGGGGTAACTAGTCCAGGATGACACAACTCATGAGTGTCTGGGACAGGATTTGAGGCCATGCATCCCAATCTCATGTCCAGCACTATTTCATTATGTCACCAGGCTGCCTCCTTTAGTGTCTCCACATAGGATTTTAAAGTATAACAATTCAATTCACATGCAATTTTCCACAGTGTGCCTATTGTATAGAGCAAGCAGAAAGTAGACAATAAAAGGGATTGTATTCTTTGGGAATCTATaatttatacacacacgcatgcacacacacacacacacacacacacacacacacacacagagtccctGCCATCCAAAAAATGTGATGTCTAAACTCTTTCTTTGACCATGGCTTTTAAGTAGTCCCAATTTTTAAATTTACTcaatttattttctaggtcaattgtctTCTGGTGAgaaattccacattttcttctattttttctttcttttaacttggattttattgtttcttgatgtcttatggagtcattagcttccaattgccaatcctaatttttagggaattattttcttcagtgaaattttgtaccttttatccatttggccaactttgcttttaaggagctgtttcttcagtgaatttttgtgcctgttTTACCACTAGGCCAAGTCTGTTTTTCAAGgggtttttgtgcttctttttaccaaactgttaattctcttttcagaattttcttgcatctctcatttcttcccctatttttcctctgttattcttttctctttctttaactcttctaggaactCTTTTTGGGATTGGGTCCAATTAGTATTTTACTTTGAGCTTATACTTGTAGCTGtcttcacattgttgtcttcttctgagtttatgtcttgatcttttCTGCCACCATAGTAATTTTATACAATCaagttcttcttgttgttgttgtttgctcatttttccagtctatttcttgactttgaacattatgttaaagttgggctccaCTCACCTAGGGATGTGAAGGCAACATCCCAATCTTCAAGCTTTTTGTGCTGTTCTTTTTAGAGTTAGTTCTGGGGGGGGGTCCTGCAATTTTTTGGTGTTTCCCAGGTAATGTTATCCTGGTAGAGGTGTGTCACTGCTCTTCTggttctgtgctctggtctttactcagCAAGGGCCCCTATTCCCCAGCAGCCACAGGCACTAGTGCTTCTCTTTGCCTGGTAACTGTGACTCAGGCCCCTGCTCTCCTATATCCACAAGTGTTAATACTCCTCTTTGCCTTGGAATTGCTACCAGGGCACCTGCTCCTTTGTGACTAACCATAAGTTTTCCTCACTTTCACGGAACTGTGACACAGAACTGCCTATTGGCAGTAGAATTGCCTACCAGAACCAagtgtacccagtgccagcaaaaggaaccctgtaatctctttctgagcagTTGTCCAATTCCCTTACAATCTCTTtcctgagagctcctgaagctgctgctgccactggtACATTGCTTCTGAGGCCTACCACAGCTACTTCTACTGTACCACCCAAGGGAGGGGCGGGGGAAGAAGGCTTCACCTGCTGACCTCtgaaaatgtctcactctgataGTCTGTTGActctgccactctaaaattttatttgaggagctgttttaaagttgtttggatgggaatgttgggagaatttaGGTGGATCCAAGCCTGTACTCTACCATTGTGGCTCTGCCCTgaaacttcattttcttcaaaagGCACACTGGGTAAATGTAGTGGTGACTTCAGTgatatatttaattattattttaatataagtaaattattttaatttaaattgaattattacaaattaaattatatataattattatatattttatacatatttaattATAAATGTACACTTgcatataattaaaaatataattatttattataattaaaacTGCCTCTCCCCTCATTCAGAATAccttagaaagaaaatgaaatttcaaattCTGATGGGAAAAGGATGGCATGCTTGCTAGCTCTCACAACATCAAAAATTGTAGCTTGAACGGACAGCATTGAGGAGGCTTTGGTGCTGAAGGAAGTGTACAAAATGGcatgaaataatttaataaagtAAAATGCCAAAAGAAGTGACATATAACAGATtatctgatttctttttcattcaaacTTTTTTCTTCATGATTTGTGTTACTTATGCCAACAgagcttctcatttctttttgcagCAGCCATAGTCTTTTGGATCATATCTTTGAAGGCTTGTTTCACTTGCTGGTTCCTTAGGGTATAAATGAAGGGGTTTAACAAAGGGGCAACTGAAGTATGAAGAACAGCTATTCCTTTGCTTAAAGCCACCCTTTCATTTGCTGAGGGTTTGACGTACATGAAGATGCAGctgccataagaaatggagacAACAATCATGTGGGAAGAACAGGTGGAAAAGGCCTTTGTCCTCTGTTGAGCAGAGGGGAATTTTAGAACTGTCCTAATGATGTATGTGTAAGAGACAATCACTGACACCAATGTGACCATTAGTGTCACCACAGCTAAGGTAAAAGACATCAGCTCTAGAAAATGTGTGTCTGAACAAGAGATCTGCAGGAAGGTAGAGGAGTCACAGATGAAATGATCGAGGACATTGGAAGCACAGAATTCCAGTTTAAGTGCCATGATCACTGGTGGAAAGATCATTAGGAAGCTTGTTATCCAACAACTGAGTACAAGCTGATAACAAATGCGGTTATTCATGATGGTTGTGTAATGCAGGGGCTTACAGATGGCAACATAGCGATCATAGGACATGGCAGCTAGAAGATAGAATTGAGTCActcccaagaaaaagaaaaaaaatatctgggTCAAGCAGCCCATATAAGAAATGGTTTTATCCTTGTTTATGATGCTGACCAGGAATCTTGGAATACATGCAGTTGTGAATAAGATTTCTAAGAATGAGAAATTACGCAAGAAGAAATACATTGGAGTCTTAAGGCGGGAATCCAGCAAGGTGAGGGTTATGATAGTTATGTTACCACTCATGCTCAACATGTAGGcgagaaacagaaaaatgaaaatgacaaccaGGAGCAGTGGGTCATCTGTCAGCCCTAAGAGGATGAACTCGGTGAGTGTTGTGTAGTTACTCATTGATATCTTCTGAGTTCTGCCAATGCTTCATAAGAAAAGAGAACGAACATCAGAATGAAAAATGAGTAACTGCTAGCTGCACATATTTGTACTTTAAGATGCTGTTTGAGGACAGGCATGTTAATCTTAAGTGTGAGTTCTGAATCTAGAGATATTTATGCCCACCATGCCTCTCCTCCACTGCTCATTGAAGGAACTGAACATGTCATTGAACaatgttgggatttgggtgggggtgggacgccgcttagggctgggtggagggtggggcagggactacagctttccgggtataacgcttttccgggtatatcgctgggcggtgccggcttaggatgaagcccgtccatataaggcaatgttatagctctcgccactggattggctgcaataggttatataatgtacggggataggggaagtgaGCAGAGTCGAgcagagtcgagcagtcgccgtggaagatgtaccaataaagaccgtgagcgagatcctctggcgttctgtctggtgaattccggtctgggtggacgccaggccggccggtgacgaccgaaggctcggtgtatgagcagaagaggtcccccggggaggactgcccgcgacccccggcccaggaagaggcctagggggaacgcggcaggttggcgcccgaacagggaccggcctaggacggctggaccgttgcagagttccggaagagccccggtgataggggggactagcccgactagggcggaccagacagcttctccgtgcaggtaacgggggaaaggcccggagatggggcaagcgcgcagcctccctttgctgcggccagaggatcgggacttattaactttacaggtcagaactgctttgtctaaacgggggttgtccgcctccacggagcagctaaagcggctcgtggaaaagttgctggtggtggctccgtggctcatacactcggggtttcagccggaccgttttccggtcttacagcagcaaatgctgtcttatcaaaaacagtgcccgggttttcttcttccggaggactttggcttgatggccgccattaaggggttgctcgaccccaggcctcctccggacaccagcacggcagagactcagacggagacccggccgctcggtgggggcccgggaggggagactgatctgactgaggtggtggtaactgggccaaggcccgcggcctctgctcccccgttgtacccttgggaggatatgcgggaggcgggaaatgagcggcctcaggcggaacatacaggacaatggccccttttagagacgaaaagactagtctcggagaactgctaccacgcttcaggcgcagttcgactttttggagcggtgggcgcacccagcaaagatggcgcCGGTTTCCGGCCGAGGGAGGAGTCGCGGGCGGCTCCCTCCTGCGGGAAAGGGGAGgcgcgagggaggggtggtgtgccagagggccgcccactcccccgccctccagaacaggaacgcagatctacttcctcttttccccactctgacggcgaaagcgaaagccgctatgagcggctcagcccgggggatagatcaggcgggtaccttcctctgatacctcgcgcgatccgcgaagctatgcggtccggagaggtggtggactcagaaatctctgaggcatttccattatttctggataatggtacccgagtttttcagcccctgccgctgaagaccattagggaatttaagcaggcggtgcaggagaatggccccgcttccccgttggcacagcaccttctttctaatatgactgtctccacagtctggaccccgcgtgatttcgatgacctcgcgttgggggtcctgagccctgtggactacacggcgttccaggctatcaaagaatcggaggctagagcgctccaagcgcgcaccggggggcccccggagcgggtagacctgttgttgggccggggacaatacagtgatccccgggtacaggccacttttagtaaccaggagctggaggatgtgcgggtagtgcatcaacaggcatggcaaaggctggggcgtacctctgcaggaaccccagctggcctggccgatatgcgccagaagccaggggagagcgcacttgagtttgccacgcgagtgcggagatacgtggacagcacgtttgcagggccgggccgggaactcatcattaagcagatcctccgagaggggttccggggggaggcgaagacagctctggcggccttgccccccgacgccaccccggaccaaatgatagaaaaggtgatgtccctcgctcctccctgtcccatggaagtcttggcgacggccatagaacgggaccggagagatcgcttgaaagaggaggccgcgagaaatgacgccctggtagaggctttgaaccgcctcgcggtctcccgggactccggatccgaccgtcggtgctttaaatgtggtcagctgggtcactttcgggcccagtgtccacaaagctgcgggtcgggacgaggcaccccaaattgcttccgctgcggaaagcctggccatatggcgaaattttgccgctccgaccaaaggaaccccacccaggagtcgggaaacgagcacggggggccgagaaagcgggcaactcgccccccccgggtccagtccttacggcccgagactcaaccacccttccctcgtggggggcaatagaaatcccggtccaagggccagcaggagtgctcctggccacggggaacccttttcagtctcgctataccgttcccacccaggtgctggcccccggtgacccgttactggtagttaacccacaccctattctagttgatattttcccaggtgaggtcctcgctcaggcagtgccgttccaggacacagaggctgattcttgcctttggatggagaagatcacaatggaccgccccatgatgatcctcctggtggagggacagccagtgcggggtctcgtagacacgggagccgatcgctccgcgctgccccgcaaccagtggcctcctcaaattccacgccgacgagctggcaagccagtaaagggagtgggaggagtagtggaggcatgggaggccgccaggcctatgacttggagacgggacgcgctcgagggccagtttagccctttgtgcgttcccggtctcacctatgcactatggggtcgtgacatccttgcacagctcgaggttaccttgtccggcccggatactttaaactcttgagggccactgatcgtgacacgggcacccccacaccccgaatcacttggacatctaccacgccagtgtgggtagaccagtggcccctcccgttgcaaaagctcgtcgtaatggaggagattgtccagggtctgctccttcagggccaaattaggccctccactagcccttacaattctcctgcctttgtcattaaaaaacgcggtggaaaaggccgctggagactcctggtggacttgcgggccatcaaccgtattatgttaccaatggggaagctccagcccgggcttccttctcccacggccattccggctggatggcctttggccgtggtggacataaaggactgctttttctccattcccctccacccgaaagacacccccaagtttgcgttctctctgccatctactaatgtttctcgtccccacaggcggttcgagttcaaggttctcccgcagggaatggccaacagccctacgctgtgccagagacatgtggacggggtgctggaaccggtccgtcgggaccacccttcagctctccttcttcattatatggatgatatcctggtggcggcgcctactcagcaattgttggacccttgcttgagagatgttcggaggac
It includes:
- the LOC118851313 gene encoding host cell factor C1 regulator 1-like; its protein translation is MPGAVCPHPKEVQTCPLVAKPSEFGGSLCPGLRAAGSEPLLPAGPWNSLILQPPMELGHPAGAQKDPRESLGPERTLDACCLPQGIQPQSTSKLLEEDQDSLQKHFQSDKNMVSHFSHLSLENVHPYCDPSVAFSMDTPAPPVTRPLEDSLHSTEDLGVLCPSLLLALNPHSELLLWQYPGSQIPETLWLLRLGGSRVYQTSHSGEAMEL
- the LOC118851314 gene encoding olfactory receptor 6C70-like, yielding MSNYTTLTEFILLGLTDDPLLLVVIFIFLFLAYMLSMSGNITIITLTLLDSRLKTPMYFFLRNFSFLEILFTTACIPRFLVSIINKDKTISYMGCLTQIFFFFFLGVTQFYLLAAMSYDRYVAICKPLHYTTIMNNRICYQLVLSCWITSFLMIFPPVIMALKLEFCASNVLDHFICDSSTFLQISCSDTHFLELMSFTLAVVTLMVTLVSVIVSYTYIIRTVLKFPSAQQRTKAFSTCSSHMIVVSISYGSCIFMYVKPSANERVALSKGIAVLHTSVAPLLNPFIYTLRNQQVKQAFKDMIQKTMAAAKRNEKLCWHK